Genomic window (Halomicroarcula saliterrae):
ACAACGGTTAAGGAGTAATGAATATGCCTGAGTTCGAAGACCCACCAGCTTCGGTGTCCGATCCGAACGACTTCGAGAGCGAGGAGGCAGACGTAGATGACCGTCTGAAACGCCGCGCTGCGTTCTCGGAAACGCTCACACAGCACGGATTCCCCGACACGCTTGTTCTCGCCCGGGAACGCGCCGAGGATATCTTCCACGACCGCCGCCTGGATCTGCTCGATTACTTGAAAGACCATGAGCCCAACTCGGTCCGCGCTCTCGCTGATGAGTTAGGTTACGACAAAGGTGTGATCAGTCGCGATCTTCAGAAGCTCGCCCGCATTGACGTCATTGAGTACGTTGAAGACGGTCGTGCGAAAGCTCCGCGGCTCAAGCACAACCACATTGCCATCGAACCGGTCGTCTGATCACACTCTATACCTTCTATTCTTCCTCTCTTTCTACGGCTCTGAAAAGCCGGGATACTCCGCCCAACACCGTTTGTTGGCTAAGCAGATACTTCGCCACGTTAACCAACGCTATCCGAGAGAATGACCGAATGTTGGTTAACGAGCCCTAAACACTCTAGGAACAGTAGCTAGTCCTCTTGACACGAGCACCGATGACCGACCGCACCTACCTCCGGGCGGCCCTCAAGGCGGGCTTCGAGGTCGCCGACCTCGCGAAAGCCCACGACGTATCGAAGAAATCCATCTATCGAGCCATCGACCGGCACGACCTCACACGAGAGCAGCCGCAGCGTAACGGCGCCGCCCGGTGGCTCTGGAACGCACCTCCGGATACGGTCCTGGGGGATGACTGATGGGCGCGATCGAACCGCTGTCCCCGAGAGCGCGAACGGCACCGTCGACGGCGAACTCCTCCAGACCATCGAGGCCGTCGAGGAAGGCGACTTTCTCGTGCTCAACAGCGACTTCCGGATTTGGGAGGTAACCGACGTGGTCGACCGCCCGATCGAGGACCCGGCTGACGACCGCCAGTCCAAGCACGTGCTCCGTCTGGCCAATTAGTACGCTACCTTCGGCCTGGAACTCATCGAGTATCCCGACTGCCACGAGGCAACTATCCACGTTCTGGAGACCAACGACTGCTACGAGGCCGACCAGACATTCTCCGTCGACGACGTCCAGGTGCTGGACCAGGAGGTCCCGTGGGTGGTCGTCGAGAACGCGTCGGCGTATCACTTCCCGGACCCACACGCGGCCGCCTACGGCGAAGCTGCGCCCGCATGTGGGGTCGGCGATGCGGACGACAGCTTTCGGATAACACGCATCAACACAGTCTACCCCGCCTACTCCGGCTGTCGGGACTGCTTGCGCCACGCCAAGCCCGTCAAACTGCAGCCGGTCCACTGTCCGAAGTGCAACAAAGCCACCTGCCACGGGATGTTTCAGGAGGTGGAGATGGCAGCCGTCGACGCCCTCTCAATCACGTGTCCGAGCGACTGATGTGACTTCGACGGTGTCGTCGAGCTCCCTTTCGAACGGTGACCCTGGGGGTGTGGTGTCCGATGTGGT
Coding sequences:
- a CDS encoding MarR family transcriptional regulator, with protein sequence MPEFEDPPASVSDPNDFESEEADVDDRLKRRAAFSETLTQHGFPDTLVLARERAEDIFHDRRLDLLDYLKDHEPNSVRALADELGYDKGVISRDLQKLARIDVIEYVEDGRAKAPRLKHNHIAIEPVV